The nucleotide sequence CCGGGATGCCCGCTGTGATGATCGGTACAGCCGAGAAAACCGAAAATTTTTCCGGCGGCGAGTCCGTACTGCACAGTGCTTTCCCAGTCGGAGCCGCCCATAGAGTGCAGAAACGGGCGCGTGTTTTCGCTGGTTTCGGAACAGCCATGCATGGAGATGAGTTCCACGTTCTGTTCAATTTCCGGCGCGAATGTTTCCCAGTTAATGCCGCGTGTGCCGCGCCGGTAGGCGATGTGGTGCGGAAAACTCATGACGTCATTTCCGGCGGCGTTGAGCGCGTTCAGGCGGTTATACAAATCCGGCAGACTATCGGCATAGAGAATTTCGCCGGCGAGTTCTTTATAAAAAATGGTACGATCACCGTCGGAATTCATGTGAATTTCGAAGCCGGGGAAAATGATCGTTTTTCCGGCGCGGTCATGGGCTTTCAGTGTTTCAAGTATTTTCAGCCAGCCGGCTTTGAGGCGCGCAAAACCTTCTTTATGAAAATCAATGATATATTGAATGCGCTCGTCCGGCGCCGGCATATCGGGCCAGTGCGCGTGTCCGGTAACGGAGCAAAAGTCGAGCTGTTCCTCCGCATTTTTGAGCGCATCTTCGAGCGGGCCGTGTCCATAGGAAATCCTGCAGTGCGTGTGCAGATCACCGAAATACGGATTCAGATTTTCATACGCTTTCATTTTCTAATACTTTTTACTTTCCATGATTTGCCGATGTTAAATCACTATATACTTAAGATTTAACAGCTTTGGTGATACTGATCACTTCACGCCGGCTCACAGGCTTCGTCCGGATTATATGAAACATGCGCCATCGTAGTATTGTGCGGCCGTCCGGCAATCAGTCTTCCGTCCGCAACAAACCCTTCCGGGCGGCCTGCCAGTTTTTTTATCAGCCGTTGACGCCAAGCGGCCAGGATTTCCGCCCGTTCCGGAGCTTCCACAAGATCCGTCAGTTCATAAGGATCTGCGTCCAGATTGAACAGCTGCTCTATGCCGGTTCCTGAGTGCCAGATATATTTCATCTGCCCATCCGTCAGCAGATGCCAGGTCAGACCTTCATCATTCGCATGCTCAGCGTGAATAAATTCGCGCGCGACAGATTCCCCATGGAGTGACGGTACAAGACTCCTCCCCTCAACCGATGCTGGAATTTCAACCCCCGCAAGCTCCAGTACGGTCGGCATAATATCTTCCAGACTGACCGCTGCCGAAACTGCAGTTCCGGCAGTAAAACCGAATTTGTCCGGCGCATGAATCATCAGCGGCACACGTACCGCACCTTCATATGGTCGCCCTTTTCTGAACATATAATGATCGCCCAGCATTTCACCATGATCGGCACAGAAAATGATAATTGTATCTGCCGCGGTTTCCCGATCCAGGCCGGACTGCGGTGAAAGCAGACGGCAGATCTGATCATCAATATGGTTAATCATCCCGTAATAACCGGCCTGGCAGTTAGCCAGCACGTCTCCTTCCAGACACGTTACAGCGGAATCCACCGGCAGGCCGGCCCCGTTATTTTCCGGCCGGTGCGCCCAGCTGCCGATATGCGGCGGATGACTTCCGGCACGCAAATAACGGGTCATATAAAATTCCGGCGGATACAGCGGTGGGTGAGGCCCGGCAAAACTTGCAACCAGCAGAAACGGACACTCCGGATCGCGCCGTTCCAGAAAACGCAGCGCTGCATCAACAGTCCGGCAGCTTGGGTGAAGTGCTTCCTCCAGGTGCCACGGCCGCGCAGTGCGCCCGTTGGCGTTCAGACCGTGACTCCAGCTTGGATTATAACTAT is from Kiritimatiellales bacterium and encodes:
- a CDS encoding DUF3604 domain-containing protein, translating into MKAYENLNPYFGDLHTHCRISYGHGPLEDALKNAEEQLDFCSVTGHAHWPDMPAPDERIQYIIDFHKEGFARLKAGWLKILETLKAHDRAGKTIIFPGFEIHMNSDGDRTIFYKELAGEILYADSLPDLYNRLNALNAAGNDVMSFPHHIAYRRGTRGINWETFAPEIEQNVELISMHGCSETSENTRPFLHSMGGSDWESTVQYGLAAGKIFGFLGCTDHHSGHPGSYGHGATGVWAESKTRDALWNAIRARRTYAITGDRIALKFSINGNPMGSVLQNSGAREIEFDVSAGGAIDYVDIVKNNQIFRRFSECDVKPAPVGKIIRTKLYLELGWGERKKITSWEVDFGISAGKILNVEPRFRGREVVSPVEQAGGESEYYTSHWEKTGERSVHFVTKSE
- a CDS encoding sulfatase-like hydrolase/transferase, whose protein sequence is MKRRPNFLIIMCDQFRGDALGIEGHPVLQTPNLDALATGGIRFRHAYSPCPVSIPARRSFMSGQFPATHGMLSNKEGCCWYPAATLPGELKKAGYQTQLVGRDMHLHPRRKRYGFDEMLHTGDVHPDDLYAGRLPGYSYNPSWSHGLNANGRTARPWHLEEALHPSCRTVDAALRFLERRDPECPFLLVASFAGPHPPLYPPEFYMTRYLRAGSHPPHIGSWAHRPENNGAGLPVDSAVTCLEGDVLANCQAGYYGMINHIDDQICRLLSPQSGLDRETAADTIIIFCADHGEMLGDHYMFRKGRPYEGAVRVPLMIHAPDKFGFTAGTAVSAAVSLEDIMPTVLELAGVEIPASVEGRSLVPSLHGESVAREFIHAEHANDEGLTWHLLTDGQMKYIWHSGTGIEQLFNLDADPYELTDLVEAPERAEILAAWRQRLIKKLAGRPEGFVADGRLIAGRPHNTTMAHVSYNPDEACEPA